Proteins found in one Rhodovulum sp. MB263 genomic segment:
- the recN gene encoding DNA repair protein RecN codes for MLRSLDIRDMLIIDRLELAFRPGLNVLTGETGAGKSILLDSLGFVLGWRGRADLVRAGAAQGEVVAVFELPAGHPARTVLAEAGLEAGDELILRRVNSAEGRKTAWVNDRRVSGEVLRRLSDTLVELHGQQDDRGLLNPRGHRQLLDAFAGLESDLETVRAAWRARARSARAVAEAEARMAELRAEEDFLRHAVDELDALAPEPGEEAELDARRRTMQAAERIREDIARAHAALGPGEGAEGRMGDALRWLEGAADRAEGRLDAPLAALSRALVELGEAVQGTEECLAALDFDPRALEATEERLFAIRALARKHGVQPDDLGGFAAELRARLAALDAGAGDLATLRHAAAEARAEYESAAAALGTARRAAALRLDAAMSDELAPLKMERAVFSTEISEAEPGPEGQDAVAFTVATNPGAPAGPLNRIASGGELSRFLLALKVSLVRGTSPLTLIFDEIDRGVGGATADAVGRRLAALARSAQVLVVTHSPQVAARGAHHWRVEKRVENEMTRSIVTPLDSAARIDEIARMMSGDTVTDAARAAARSLLED; via the coding sequence ATGCTGCGCAGTCTCGACATCCGGGACATGCTGATCATCGACCGGCTGGAGCTTGCGTTCCGGCCCGGTCTCAACGTGCTGACCGGCGAGACCGGGGCCGGCAAGTCGATCCTTCTCGATTCTCTCGGCTTCGTGCTGGGCTGGCGCGGCCGGGCCGATCTGGTCCGGGCGGGGGCCGCGCAGGGCGAGGTCGTGGCCGTGTTCGAGCTGCCCGCCGGGCATCCGGCCCGCACGGTTCTGGCCGAGGCCGGGCTCGAGGCCGGGGACGAGCTGATCCTGCGCCGGGTCAACAGTGCCGAGGGCCGCAAGACCGCCTGGGTCAACGACCGCCGGGTCTCGGGCGAGGTTCTGCGGCGGCTGTCGGACACGCTGGTCGAGCTGCACGGTCAGCAGGATGATCGCGGGCTTCTCAATCCGCGCGGTCACCGGCAACTGCTCGATGCCTTTGCCGGATTGGAAAGCGATCTCGAGACTGTCCGTGCCGCCTGGCGCGCCCGCGCCCGGAGCGCGCGCGCCGTTGCCGAGGCCGAGGCCCGGATGGCCGAGCTCCGGGCCGAGGAGGATTTCCTGCGGCACGCGGTGGATGAACTCGATGCGCTGGCCCCGGAACCGGGCGAAGAGGCCGAACTCGACGCCCGGCGCCGGACGATGCAGGCCGCCGAGCGGATTCGCGAGGATATCGCCCGCGCCCATGCCGCGCTCGGCCCCGGCGAGGGCGCCGAAGGCCGCATGGGAGACGCGCTGCGCTGGCTCGAAGGCGCAGCGGATCGCGCCGAGGGACGGCTCGATGCCCCGCTTGCGGCCCTGTCGCGGGCGCTGGTCGAACTGGGTGAGGCGGTGCAGGGTACCGAGGAGTGCCTGGCGGCGCTCGATTTCGATCCGAGGGCACTTGAGGCCACCGAGGAGCGGCTTTTCGCCATCCGGGCGCTGGCGCGCAAGCATGGCGTGCAGCCCGACGATCTGGGCGGTTTCGCGGCAGAGCTGCGCGCGCGGCTGGCCGCGCTCGATGCCGGTGCGGGCGATCTGGCCACGCTCCGCCATGCGGCAGCCGAGGCACGGGCCGAATATGAGTCCGCGGCGGCAGCGCTCGGCACCGCGCGGCGCGCTGCAGCGCTTCGCCTCGACGCCGCGATGTCGGACGAGCTGGCGCCGCTGAAGATGGAGCGCGCCGTGTTCTCGACCGAGATCTCGGAGGCCGAGCCAGGCCCCGAGGGACAGGACGCTGTCGCCTTTACCGTCGCGACCAATCCCGGCGCACCCGCCGGCCCGCTGAACCGGATCGCCTCGGGGGGCGAACTGTCGCGCTTCCTGCTGGCCCTGAAAGTCAGTCTGGTGCGGGGCACGAGCCCGCTCACCCTGATTTTCGACGAAATCGACCGCGGGGTCGGCGGCGCCACGGCCGATGCGGTCGGCCGCCGACTGGCGGCGCTGGCTCGCTCTGCCCAGGTTCTGGTGGTCACGCATTCGCCCCAGGTCGCGGCCCGGGGGGCGCATCACTGGCGCGTGGAGAAACGGGTCGAGAACGAGATGACCCGGTCGATCGTGACACCGCTCGACAGCGCGGCCCGGATCGACGAGATCGCCCGGATGATGTCGGGCGACACCGTGACAGATGCCGCCCGAGCCGCGGCACGGTCGCTTCTGGAAGACTGA
- a CDS encoding outer membrane protein assembly factor BamD: MATGSRRIGAVAAIMVLSLTAACDPIGSRKPPPLESYDAPAIFQMAETKLEKDRDLEEAARLYGEVERLYPYSEWAKRALIMQAYTYHQAKNYENARASAQRYIDFYPADEDAAYAQYLLALSYYDQIDLVGRDQGLTFQALQALRTVIERYPDSEYAQSAILKFDLAFNHLAAKEMEVGRYYLKRKHYAAAVNRFRVVVEDFQTTTHTAEALYRLIESYLALGLDNEAQTAGAILGHNFQGTDWYADGYKLLQARGLEPEAKGEGWLRSVYRQMIKGEWL, encoded by the coding sequence ATGGCGACAGGCAGCAGGCGCATCGGGGCGGTAGCGGCAATCATGGTGCTTTCGCTGACGGCGGCCTGCGACCCGATCGGGTCGCGCAAGCCGCCGCCGCTCGAATCCTACGACGCCCCCGCGATCTTCCAGATGGCCGAGACCAAGCTGGAGAAGGACCGCGACCTCGAGGAGGCGGCCCGGCTCTATGGCGAGGTCGAGCGGCTCTATCCCTATTCGGAATGGGCCAAGCGGGCGCTGATCATGCAGGCCTATACCTATCACCAGGCCAAGAATTACGAGAATGCCCGCGCCTCGGCCCAGCGCTACATCGACTTCTACCCGGCGGATGAGGACGCGGCCTATGCCCAGTACCTTCTGGCGCTGAGCTATTACGACCAGATCGACCTCGTCGGCCGCGACCAGGGCCTGACATTCCAGGCGCTGCAGGCGCTCCGGACCGTGATCGAGCGCTATCCGGACAGCGAATATGCGCAATCGGCGATCCTCAAGTTCGACCTCGCCTTCAACCACCTGGCGGCGAAGGAGATGGAGGTCGGCCGGTACTACCTCAAGCGCAAGCACTATGCCGCCGCGGTCAACCGCTTCCGCGTGGTCGTCGAGGATTTCCAGACCACGACCCATACCGCCGAGGCACTGTACCGGCTGATCGAAAGCTATCTGGCGCTGGGGCTCGACAACGAGGCGCAGACCGCCGGCGCGATCCTCGGTCACAACTTCCAGGGCACCGACTGGTATGCCGACGGCTACAAGCTGTTGCAGGCCAGGGGTCTGGAACCCGAGGCCAAGGGCGAAGGCTGGCTGCGCTCGGTCTACCGTCAGATGATCAAGGGCGAGTGGCTCTGA
- the lpxC gene encoding UDP-3-O-acyl-N-acetylglucosamine deacetylase: MQTTLKSPITFTGTGLHTGRPVRMTIHPASAEYGLWFRRTDIDSPDALIPARWDAVEPSRLCTKLANGCASVMTVEHLMAALAGCGVHNALIEIDGPEVPVMDGSSAPFVHGILSRGLRRLAVPVRVLRILEHVEVSEGAARASLGPADMLEIDFEITFADAAIGHQAKRLNMANGAFVRELCDSRTFCRNADVEAMRAAGLALGGTFDNAVVIDGDKVLSPGGLRHRDEPVRHKMLDALGDLALAGAPILGRYRGERAGHALTNRLLRALFAQPGAFRLETCSTAQGAALPGFGLNQADLKAVA, encoded by the coding sequence ATGCAAACGACGCTGAAATCCCCGATCACCTTCACCGGAACCGGTCTTCATACCGGCCGCCCGGTCCGGATGACGATCCATCCTGCCTCGGCGGAATACGGGCTCTGGTTCCGGCGCACCGACATCGACAGCCCCGACGCGCTGATTCCCGCCCGCTGGGACGCGGTCGAGCCCTCGCGGCTCTGCACCAAGCTTGCCAATGGCTGCGCCTCGGTGATGACGGTCGAGCATCTGATGGCCGCGCTTGCCGGCTGTGGCGTGCATAACGCCCTGATCGAGATCGACGGCCCCGAAGTGCCGGTGATGGACGGCTCCTCCGCCCCCTTCGTTCATGGCATCCTGTCGCGCGGCCTGCGCCGGCTGGCCGTCCCGGTCCGGGTGCTGCGCATCCTCGAACATGTCGAGGTCTCCGAAGGCGCGGCCCGGGCCAGCCTCGGTCCGGCCGACATGCTGGAAATCGATTTCGAGATCACCTTTGCCGATGCCGCCATCGGCCATCAGGCCAAACGGCTGAACATGGCCAACGGCGCCTTCGTGCGCGAGCTTTGCGACAGCCGCACCTTCTGCCGCAACGCCGATGTCGAGGCGATGCGCGCGGCCGGTCTGGCTTTGGGCGGCACCTTCGACAATGCAGTCGTGATCGATGGCGACAAGGTCCTGAGCCCCGGCGGGCTGCGTCACCGCGACGAGCCCGTGCGCCACAAGATGCTGGACGCGCTTGGAGATCTGGCTTTGGCGGGGGCCCCGATCCTTGGCCGCTACCGCGGCGAGCGGGCGGGCCATGCGCTGACCAACCGGCTGCTGCGGGCGCTGTTCGCGCAACCCGGCGCGTTCCGGCTGGAAACCTGCTCGACCGCGCAGGGCGCGGCCCTGCCGGGCTTCGGCCTCAATCAGGCCGATCTGAAGGCCGTGGCCTGA
- the ftsZ gene encoding cell division protein FtsZ encodes MALNLTMPEQEELKPRITVFGVGGAGGNAVNNMIEKRLEGVEFVVANTDAQALQQSNAQARIQMGVKVTEGLGAGARPTVGAAAAEESIEQIVDHLAGAHMCFITAGMGGGTGTGAAPIIAQAARELGVLTVGVVTKPFQFEGSKRMRQAEEGVENLQRVVDTLIIIPNQNLFRIANERTTFTEAFSLADDVLYQGVKGVTDLMVRPGLINLDFADVRSVMDEMGKAMMGTGEADGEDRAIQAAEAAIANPLLDEISLNGAKGVLINITGGYDLTLFELDEAANRIRDVVDPDANIIVGSTLDPDMDGRMRVSVVATGIDAAARIDEVPLPRRPMREPLRRPEEVQEAAPAPAAAPAAQQPMRPAVAATAAARETVQEPAQEPSLFSGFDPASAGFAADERAETARDGADLPPPAYQPEESPEAETFVAPQPRSAGEPTPEALARLRAAVAKTPARQPVHTPMASGSQEDPRGDKGRFGIGSLINRMSGHAPEQTERNPHTFRQQPPLYSRGTAAHQEEEDLDPDQERIEIPAFLRRQAN; translated from the coding sequence ATGGCATTAAACCTCACCATGCCTGAGCAGGAAGAGCTCAAGCCGCGGATCACGGTGTTCGGCGTCGGTGGCGCCGGGGGCAACGCCGTCAACAACATGATCGAGAAGCGCCTTGAAGGCGTCGAGTTCGTTGTGGCGAACACCGATGCCCAGGCGCTTCAGCAATCGAATGCCCAGGCCCGCATCCAGATGGGCGTGAAGGTCACCGAAGGCCTCGGCGCGGGCGCCCGCCCGACGGTCGGCGCGGCGGCGGCCGAAGAGTCGATCGAGCAGATCGTCGATCATCTGGCCGGCGCGCATATGTGCTTCATCACAGCCGGCATGGGCGGCGGCACCGGCACGGGGGCTGCCCCGATCATCGCCCAGGCCGCGCGCGAGCTCGGTGTACTGACCGTCGGCGTCGTCACCAAGCCCTTCCAGTTCGAAGGGTCCAAGCGGATGCGCCAGGCCGAGGAAGGCGTCGAGAACCTGCAGCGGGTCGTCGACACCCTCATCATCATCCCGAACCAGAACCTGTTCCGCATCGCCAATGAGCGCACGACCTTCACCGAGGCCTTCTCGCTGGCCGATGACGTGCTTTACCAGGGTGTCAAGGGCGTGACCGACCTGATGGTCCGGCCCGGCCTGATCAACCTCGACTTCGCCGATGTCCGCTCGGTGATGGACGAGATGGGCAAGGCGATGATGGGCACCGGCGAGGCCGATGGCGAGGATCGCGCGATCCAGGCCGCCGAGGCGGCGATCGCCAACCCGCTGCTGGACGAGATCAGCCTGAACGGCGCCAAGGGCGTCCTGATCAACATCACCGGCGGTTACGACCTGACGCTGTTCGAACTGGACGAGGCCGCGAACCGCATCCGCGACGTGGTCGATCCCGATGCCAACATCATCGTCGGCTCGACCCTCGATCCGGACATGGACGGCCGGATGCGGGTCTCGGTCGTGGCGACCGGCATCGATGCCGCCGCCCGGATCGACGAGGTCCCGCTGCCGCGCCGCCCGATGCGCGAGCCGCTGCGCCGCCCCGAGGAGGTTCAGGAGGCCGCCCCGGCGCCTGCCGCCGCCCCGGCCGCCCAACAACCGATGCGCCCGGCCGTCGCCGCCACCGCCGCTGCCCGCGAAACGGTGCAGGAACCGGCACAGGAGCCGTCGCTCTTCTCGGGCTTCGATCCCGCCAGCGCCGGCTTTGCCGCCGATGAGCGTGCCGAGACCGCCCGCGACGGCGCCGATCTGCCGCCGCCCGCCTACCAGCCCGAGGAAAGCCCGGAAGCCGAGACCTTCGTCGCGCCGCAACCGCGCAGCGCCGGCGAACCCACGCCCGAGGCGCTTGCCCGCCTGCGCGCCGCCGTCGCCAAGACCCCGGCACGCCAGCCGGTGCACACGCCGATGGCCTCCGGCTCGCAAGAGGATCCGCGCGGTGACAAGGGGCGGTTCGGCATCGGCTCGCTCATCAACCGGATGTCGGGTCACGCGCCGGAACAGACCGAGCGCAACCCCCACACCTTCCGGCAGCAGCCGCCGCTCTACAGCCGCGGCACGGCTGCCCATCAGGAAGAAGAGGATCTGGATCCCGATCAGGAACGGATCGAGATCCCGGCCTTCCTGCGGCGTCAGGCGAACTGA
- the ftsA gene encoding cell division protein FtsA has protein sequence MTDLYHSQRAMRRMRKLAMDRGVIAILDVGSSKVACLVLRFDGIPPRGGVEQMGALAGQSRFRVIGAATTRSRGVRFGEIHGMNEAERAVRTALQAAQKMAQVRVDQVIACFSGGEPRSYGLDGQVTVLDDAVAEQDVARVLAACETPEIGASREVLHAQPVNFALDHRSGLVDPRGQVGHRLACDMHMLTVDGGAVHNLLHCIKRCDLEPAGLASSAYASGISALVEDEQELGAACVDLGGGATGISIFIKKHMIYADSVRMGGEHVTSDISKGLHVPLSTAERIKTLYGGVVATGMDDREMIGLGGDSGDYETDSRSVSRAELIGIMRPRVEEILEEVRARLDAAGFEHLPSQRIVLTGGGSQIPGLDGLAARILGNQVRLGRPLRVHGLPQSATGPGFAALVGLCLFAAQPQDEWWDFEMPMDRYPARSLKRAVRWFKENW, from the coding sequence ATGACGGACCTCTATCACTCGCAGCGGGCGATGCGGCGGATGCGCAAGCTGGCGATGGACCGGGGCGTGATCGCGATCCTCGATGTCGGCAGCTCGAAGGTGGCCTGCCTGGTGCTGCGCTTCGACGGCATCCCGCCCCGGGGCGGGGTCGAGCAGATGGGCGCGCTGGCCGGGCAGTCGCGGTTCCGGGTGATCGGCGCGGCCACCACCCGCTCGCGCGGGGTGCGCTTCGGCGAGATCCACGGCATGAACGAGGCCGAACGCGCGGTCCGCACCGCGCTGCAGGCGGCGCAGAAGATGGCGCAGGTCCGGGTCGATCAGGTCATCGCCTGCTTCTCGGGTGGCGAGCCGCGCTCCTACGGGCTGGACGGCCAGGTCACGGTGCTGGACGATGCCGTGGCCGAGCAGGACGTGGCCCGGGTTCTGGCCGCCTGCGAGACGCCCGAGATCGGTGCCAGCCGCGAGGTGCTGCATGCCCAGCCGGTGAATTTCGCGCTCGATCACCGTTCGGGCCTTGTCGATCCGCGTGGTCAGGTCGGCCACCGGCTAGCCTGCGACATGCACATGCTGACGGTCGATGGCGGCGCGGTGCACAACCTTCTGCATTGCATCAAGCGCTGCGATCTGGAACCCGCCGGGCTTGCCTCCTCGGCCTATGCCTCGGGCATCTCGGCGCTGGTCGAGGACGAACAGGAACTGGGCGCGGCCTGTGTCGATCTGGGCGGCGGCGCCACCGGCATCTCGATCTTCATCAAGAAGCACATGATCTATGCCGACAGCGTGCGGATGGGCGGCGAGCATGTCACCTCGGACATCTCGAAGGGGCTGCATGTGCCGCTCTCGACCGCCGAGCGGATCAAGACGCTTTACGGCGGCGTGGTCGCGACCGGGATGGACGACCGCGAGATGATCGGCCTGGGCGGCGACAGCGGCGATTACGAGACCGACAGCCGCTCGGTCAGCCGGGCCGAGCTGATCGGGATCATGCGCCCCCGGGTCGAGGAGATCCTCGAAGAGGTGCGCGCCCGGCTCGATGCCGCAGGCTTCGAGCATCTGCCGAGCCAGCGGATCGTTCTCACCGGGGGCGGCAGCCAGATCCCCGGGCTCGACGGGCTGGCGGCGCGGATCCTCGGCAACCAGGTCAGGCTCGGCCGGCCGCTGCGCGTGCACGGCCTGCCGCAATCGGCCACCGGCCCCGGATTCGCGGCCCTGGTGGGGCTGTGCCTTTTCGCCGCGCAGCCGCAGGACGAGTGGTGGGATTTCGAAATGCCGATGGATCGCTACCCGGCCAGATCGCTGAAAAGAGCCGTGAGATGGTTCAAGGAAAACTGGTAA
- a CDS encoding cell division protein FtsQ/DivIB, which translates to MRPVMPPYRDPAPSRWAYRAQRLWLTPLVRRAVLKGLPLVALAAIPAIWLADADRRAAIGDGLAEIRRDIETRPEFMVKLLVIEGASDPIDREIRAIVPLNLPASSFDLDLEAMRQAVTALDAVKSAELRIRPGGVLEMKIAQRQAALVWRSRDGLSLIDAGGRRVAALDSRETRADLPLIAGDGAAKAGPEAMALFAAAAPISERVRGLVRMGERRWDVVLDRDQRILLPETGAVAALERVIALEDVSGMLARDIQAVDLRNPERPTLRLTEAAIEDFRKIRTTQAGAVN; encoded by the coding sequence ATGCGACCGGTGATGCCCCCCTATCGCGATCCGGCGCCCTCGCGCTGGGCCTATCGTGCCCAGCGTCTGTGGCTGACGCCGCTGGTGCGCCGTGCGGTGCTGAAGGGCCTGCCGCTGGTCGCGCTGGCCGCGATCCCGGCGATCTGGCTGGCCGATGCCGACCGCCGCGCCGCGATCGGCGACGGGCTGGCCGAGATCCGCCGCGACATCGAGACCCGCCCCGAATTCATGGTCAAGCTTCTGGTGATCGAGGGCGCCTCGGACCCGATCGACCGCGAGATCCGCGCCATCGTGCCGCTGAACCTGCCGGCCTCGTCCTTCGATCTGGACCTCGAGGCGATGCGCCAGGCGGTGACCGCGCTCGACGCCGTCAAGTCGGCCGAGCTGCGGATCCGGCCCGGCGGCGTGCTGGAGATGAAGATCGCGCAACGCCAGGCGGCGCTGGTCTGGCGCAGCCGCGACGGGCTGAGCCTGATCGATGCCGGGGGGCGGCGGGTCGCTGCGCTCGACAGCCGCGAAACCCGCGCCGATCTGCCCCTGATCGCGGGCGACGGCGCCGCGAAGGCCGGGCCCGAGGCGATGGCGCTGTTCGCGGCGGCCGCGCCGATTTCCGAGCGGGTGCGCGGGCTCGTGCGCATGGGCGAGCGGCGCTGGGACGTGGTGCTGGACCGCGATCAGCGCATCCTCCTGCCCGAGACCGGCGCGGTCGCGGCCCTGGAACGGGTGATCGCGCTTGAGGACGTGTCGGGCATGCTGGCGCGCGACATCCAGGCGGTCGATCTGCGCAACCCCGAGCGGCCGACGCTGAGGCTGACCGAGGCCGCGATCGAAGATTTCCGGAAAATCCGGACAACACAGGCAGGAGCGGTGAACTGA
- a CDS encoding D-alanine--D-alanine ligase — MGGPSSEREVSLSSGRECAAALRGEGFDVIEIDAGQDLPGQLVSAAPDVVFNALHGRWGEDGCVQGLLEWLKIPYTHSGVLASALAMDKQRAKDAYREAGLPVVDSVLAGKAEVSARHVIAPPYVVKPNNEGSSVGIHIVHEAANRPPQLGPEMPDIVLVESYAPGRELTTAVMGDRALCVTDILTEGWYDYHAKYVQGGSRHVVPADLPDAVSEACLDFALRAHRALGCRGLSRTDFRWDESRGTDGLILLETNTQPGMTPTSLAPEQAAHCGISFGRLCRWLVEDASCDR; from the coding sequence ATGGGCGGCCCCTCGTCGGAGCGCGAGGTCTCGCTGTCATCCGGGCGTGAATGCGCCGCCGCTCTGCGTGGGGAAGGCTTCGACGTGATCGAGATCGATGCCGGGCAGGATCTGCCCGGGCAGCTGGTCTCGGCTGCGCCCGATGTCGTGTTCAACGCGCTGCATGGCCGCTGGGGCGAGGATGGCTGCGTCCAGGGCCTGCTGGAATGGCTGAAGATCCCCTATACCCATTCGGGCGTGCTGGCCTCGGCGCTGGCGATGGACAAGCAGCGCGCCAAGGACGCCTATCGCGAGGCCGGGCTGCCGGTGGTGGACAGCGTGCTGGCCGGCAAGGCCGAGGTCTCGGCCCGCCATGTGATCGCACCGCCCTATGTGGTGAAGCCCAATAACGAGGGCTCGTCGGTCGGCATCCATATCGTCCATGAGGCAGCCAACAGGCCGCCGCAGCTCGGCCCCGAGATGCCAGATATCGTGCTGGTCGAAAGCTATGCGCCGGGCCGCGAGCTGACGACCGCGGTGATGGGCGACCGGGCGCTCTGCGTGACCGATATCCTCACCGAGGGCTGGTACGACTATCACGCCAAATACGTGCAGGGCGGCTCGCGCCATGTGGTGCCGGCCGATCTGCCGGACGCGGTCTCCGAGGCCTGTCTCGACTTCGCCCTCCGCGCCCATCGCGCGCTGGGCTGTCGCGGCCTCAGCCGCACCGATTTCCGCTGGGACGAAAGCCGCGGCACCGACGGGCTGATCCTTCTGGAAACCAATACCCAGCCCGGCATGACGCCGACCTCGCTCGCGCCCGAACAGGCCGCGCATTGCGGGATTTCCTTCGGCCGGCTCTGCCGCTGGCTGGTGGAGGATGCGTCATGCGACCGGTGA
- the murB gene encoding UDP-N-acetylmuramate dehydrogenase, giving the protein MTEMPEPRGRLTPGKALSELTWLRVGGPADWLFQPADAEDLATFLTALPADMPVFPMGVGSNLIVRDGGIRGVVIRLGRGFNTIAVEGARITAGAAALDAHVARRAAEAGVDLSFLRTIPGAIGGAVRMNAGCYGHYVADVLVSARAVTRTGERVTLSPGDLRFGYRQSHLPEGWVITEATFEGPPGQPEALAARMEEQIARRDASQPTRARSAGSTFRNPAGFSSTGRADDSHEMKAWSLIDAAGLRGARRGGAQMSEKHSNFLINADGATAADLEGLGEEVRKRVFQSSGIELEWEILRVGEPAPDNP; this is encoded by the coding sequence ATGACAGAAATGCCGGAACCGCGCGGCCGGCTGACCCCCGGCAAGGCGCTGAGCGAGTTGACCTGGCTTCGGGTCGGCGGCCCCGCCGACTGGCTGTTCCAGCCCGCCGATGCCGAGGATCTCGCCACCTTCCTGACCGCCCTGCCCGCCGACATGCCGGTCTTTCCGATGGGCGTTGGATCGAACCTGATCGTGCGCGATGGCGGCATCCGCGGCGTCGTGATCCGGCTCGGGCGCGGCTTCAACACGATTGCGGTCGAGGGTGCGCGGATCACCGCCGGGGCGGCAGCGCTCGATGCCCATGTCGCCCGCCGCGCGGCCGAGGCGGGGGTCGATCTGAGCTTCCTGCGCACCATTCCGGGCGCCATCGGCGGCGCGGTCCGAATGAATGCGGGCTGCTACGGGCACTATGTCGCCGATGTCCTGGTCTCGGCCCGGGCGGTGACGCGGACGGGCGAGAGGGTGACGCTCTCGCCCGGGGACCTGCGCTTCGGCTACCGCCAGAGCCACCTGCCCGAGGGCTGGGTCATCACCGAGGCGACCTTCGAGGGCCCGCCCGGCCAGCCCGAGGCGCTGGCCGCCCGGATGGAAGAGCAGATCGCCCGCCGCGATGCCAGCCAGCCCACCCGCGCGCGCAGCGCCGGCTCGACGTTCCGCAATCCGGCCGGGTTCAGCTCGACCGGGCGGGCCGATGACAGCCACGAGATGAAGGCCTGGAGCCTCATCGACGCGGCCGGTCTGCGGGGCGCGCGGCGGGGCGGCGCGCAGATGTCCGAGAAGCATTCGAACTTCCTCATAAATGCCGATGGCGCCACCGCCGCCGATCTCGAGGGGCTGGGCGAGGAGGTCCGAAAAAGGGTGTTTCAATCCTCCGGAATAGAGCTAGAATGGGAAATACTGAGGGTCGGCGAACCGGCCCCGGACAACCCATAA
- a CDS encoding DUF2484 family protein has translation MTLSLALACLWVLVAVVIGILPEKLHWILAFSLIASGIPLLGLVTYQSGPLWGLISLTGGASVLRLAPAYLGRGLQRRRRRSGK, from the coding sequence ATGACGCTGTCTCTGGCGCTGGCCTGTCTGTGGGTCCTGGTGGCGGTCGTGATCGGGATCCTGCCCGAAAAGCTCCACTGGATCCTGGCCTTTTCGCTGATCGCCTCCGGCATTCCCCTGCTGGGTCTCGTGACCTATCAGAGCGGCCCGCTCTGGGGGCTGATCTCGCTGACGGGGGGGGCATCGGTCCTGCGCCTGGCACCGGCCTATCTCGGACGCGGGCTCCAGCGGCGGCGGCGGCGCAGCGGCAAATGA
- the murC gene encoding UDP-N-acetylmuramate--L-alanine ligase, producing MNAATKLPTDVGPIHFVGIGGIGMSGIAEVLLNLGYRVQGSDLKASKITDRLAGLGATVFEGQREENLENAEVVVISSAIKPGNPELDAARRRGLPIVRRAEMLAELMRLKSNVAVAGTHGKTTTTTMVATLLDAGGLDPTVINGGIIHAYGSNARMGAGEWMVVEADESDGTFNRLPATIAIVTNIDPEHMEHWGSFEALRQGFYDFVSNIPFYGLAVCCTDHAEVQALVGRVTDRKVITFGFNAQADVRAINLRYETGKAHFDIALQAEEMVIEGCTLPMPGDHNVSNALAAVAVARHLGMKADEIRSALAGFAGVNRRFTRVGEANGIAVIDDYGHHPVEIAAVLKAARQATEGRVIAVHQPHRYSRLHSLFDDFCTCFNEADVVGIAEVYAAGEEPVAGATRDDLVAGLIRHGHRHARAILSEDDLVRLVREQAGPGDMVVCLGAGTISAWANNLPARLAE from the coding sequence ATGAACGCGGCAACCAAGCTGCCGACCGATGTCGGACCGATCCATTTCGTCGGGATCGGAGGCATCGGCATGTCCGGCATCGCCGAGGTGCTGTTGAACCTCGGCTACCGGGTGCAGGGCTCGGATCTGAAGGCCTCGAAGATTACCGACCGGCTGGCGGGCCTGGGCGCGACCGTCTTCGAGGGCCAGCGCGAGGAGAACCTCGAGAATGCCGAGGTCGTGGTGATCTCCTCGGCGATCAAGCCCGGCAATCCCGAGCTCGATGCCGCGCGGCGGCGTGGCCTGCCGATCGTGCGCCGGGCCGAGATGCTGGCCGAGCTGATGCGGCTGAAATCGAATGTCGCGGTGGCGGGCACCCATGGCAAGACCACCACGACGACGATGGTGGCGACGCTTCTCGATGCAGGCGGGCTCGACCCGACCGTGATCAATGGCGGCATCATCCATGCCTATGGCTCGAATGCCCGGATGGGCGCGGGCGAATGGATGGTGGTCGAGGCCGACGAATCCGACGGGACCTTCAACCGCCTGCCCGCGACCATCGCCATCGTGACCAATATCGATCCCGAGCACATGGAGCACTGGGGCAGCTTCGAGGCGCTCCGGCAGGGCTTCTACGATTTCGTCTCGAACATCCCCTTCTACGGGCTCGCGGTCTGCTGCACCGATCATGCCGAGGTGCAGGCGCTGGTCGGCCGGGTCACCGACCGCAAGGTGATCACCTTCGGCTTCAACGCCCAGGCCGATGTGCGCGCGATCAACCTGCGCTATGAGACCGGCAAAGCCCATTTCGACATCGCGCTGCAGGCCGAGGAGATGGTGATCGAGGGCTGCACCCTGCCGATGCCGGGCGATCACAACGTCTCGAACGCGCTCGCCGCGGTGGCGGTGGCGCGGCATCTGGGGATGAAGGCCGACGAGATCCGCAGCGCGCTGGCCGGTTTCGCAGGCGTCAACCGGCGCTTCACCCGGGTCGGCGAGGCCAATGGCATCGCCGTCATCGACGATTACGGCCACCACCCGGTCGAGATCGCGGCGGTGCTGAAAGCGGCGCGCCAGGCGACCGAGGGCCGGGTCATCGCCGTGCATCAGCCGCATCGCTATTCGCGGCTGCATTCGCTGTTCGACGATTTCTGCACCTGTTTCAACGAGGCCGACGTGGTCGGCATCGCCGAGGTCTATGCCGCGGGCGAAGAGCCGGTCGCAGGCGCCACGCGCGACGATCTGGTCGCCGGGCTGATCCGCCACGGCCACCGCCATGCCAGGGCCATCCTCAGCGAGGACGATCTGGTGCGGCTGGTGCGCGAACAGGCCGGCCCCGGCGACATGGTGGTCTGCCTCGGCGCGGGCACGATCAGCGCCTGGGCCAACAACCTGCCCGCGCGGCTCGCAGAGTAA